From the genome of Nicotiana tabacum cultivar K326 chromosome 17, ASM71507v2, whole genome shotgun sequence:
tgatgaatagtgctaTTTGAGGTTTCAGAATACAGAAAtcattattaaatttaaagatgaccctttgggtcatcacattctccacctctaaaacaaacattcgtcctcgaacggaattagaaaagtactTGAGCTGGTGGAGAGGTGTGGATATTTagtccgcatgtccgactcggactcccaggtagatgcttctacctgctgacctctccattacacccgaactgaaggataactcttagacctcaactgtcggacctgccgagctagaatagctaccggctcctcttcataagtcaaatctttatccaattggactgagctgaaatctaatacatgggacggatcaccatgatatttccggagcatagacacatggaacaccggatgaactgctgctGATAAACAGGTGGTGTGCAAGCCTGTAGGTGCATTGCTGATAAACTGTTTTCAATCATGGGTATAGTGTTGCTGTAGTAGCTGCTATTGGAACTTTATAGAGTTTCTCTATGTATTGCAAATCTGAAATTACTTCACTTAAGGTCCATTTCTACTTTTGATCTTTATTTCATGCATGGCGTGATGTTTAATGTTGTTGAGCTTACACTACTGGTGCACTGCTTATATGTTTATGGTTTGATTTGTTCTTAGTTTGAAAAACTATTGTGATGCTATTCCAGTTTCTCTTTATTAGCTTTACAACTGCAATCTAGTGGTAATAGTTATGGCTTTAGATTCCATTTGTGTGTTTCTAGTTGTTTGTTAAATAAATCAGGTGAATAAGGTTTCATTGTAATTGAACTTGGTTTAGAATTCACGAAGATTGGTTTGGTGTTTTACTGGTGGGTCAACGCCTTTTCTTGTAAAATTGAAGTGTGTCGtgtgatttaatttgaagttggGCTCATTTGAGTTACTGGATACAAGACTAAAATCAGATTTTGACTTAAGAATACTTGCTTGGTTTTGAAAGTATGTGGGCCGAAGGAATTCAATTATGTGGGGTCCGTAGAAATGGATAACATGCTGACCCAATATTTTCATAATCTAGTCCAATTAATAACTCCAGTAATGTTGCTAGAATGTAGTGTTCTCCGACTCCTTGCTTAGTGTTATTTGACATTAGACAATTAATTTCATCAATAAGaccataatatttttccacaataatttCATACTCATGCCTCACAATTATCTCAAACTTAAGAAATGACTATTGAATGTGATAGTATGCTTTAGGCGCGCTCTTAAAtctattatcgtgattatgtatatgtCTGCGTGACATAGTTACGATTTCCAAAAATAAAGGCAAGGTATGCGTCCGCGCAACTTTGACGAAACAAtctcaataataataaagtgttgttaattgtgtacacgtacacaTGACACCAAACAAACGACTGCACACACATagttcgtttcaagataattccttaattacgaataatcaatcaataaaagcggatagataaaacatgTAAACCAATAAAACATagtttatccaaaaataatataagccaaatatagttaataaagcgaccgtgctagaaccacaggattcggggaatgccttacaccttctccccggtcaacagaattccttactcgagcTTTGTTTTCggagaccaataataatagagtcaaactttcctttgactagggattcaaataaaaggtgacttggaacacccaaaaactcaattccaaatggcgactctgtaaataaaatactccctactcaagtttgtcactttaattggaaaaactctttaacccacaacaatccataaaatacatatatatttttttttgggggggggggagggaggggtGTGATACctctggcgactctactagggaactctcaagaattcgagcttgtatattaatttttttggcattattattttttgtatatattgtaatttatttgggcctaatgtgctacttgTCCACTTTTTAACGCTTTAATATTATTGAACTCTATATATAAATTCTATCCTCTTtcgcacccctctgagtcttctgatagttagttatgttgtgtttgcctaccagcatcataaaatttctgtcttgagataaagcagttagcctaccagcttctggtgaatgatttagtcacacatgtttagtCGGGAGAgtcgttagctagccagtgttgttctactactggtgacgcttgacgctcctcgATTCGGGTTATCCGCCCAGGTAAGCCAGatctagataccatctcctttaggatttgaaacttagaagaacaagccacaagcaatgaatatccctagtatgctacgctttatttgcatcatgtgcattggaTTTAGCGGGACTCGACATAGGGGTCGGGCCCGTCTAGGACATGTACCAATTTTTCAAACCAGCATGTTCATTTTTCTATGCTATATGTAATATTACTTGGTAGGCTTTACTCAAATGTTGACCGACTTTAGGATAGATTGGTTAAACAtaggagagagaaagagaaaatttCCTCCACGTTTTAATAaagtttccatttttttttaaagaaaaaaaaagttttgaaGGGTTCTAATGtgtaaaatcataattttcaaaattatttttattttaaccgAACTACGCGGATCTGATTCTCACCgtatatgagatacgtaggcaaacctcatcgattccgtcccccaattttcaaaaatccaaaaaaatatttttctttaattctttctttagaagtctttctttggtaagtcaaatccaaaattaaaaaaatatattcttccttttttttaaaaaaaaagtctttctcccaaaattcaaaaaaaaatcaaaatacaaaaaaatattttctgtctttttaaatttagaaaaaaaattgaaaatccaaaatattttcgttcttttttttaaaaagtatgtTTTTCGAAGAttccaaaaacaaaagaaaagtaaaataaaaaaatctgtctttagaagttttctttcaacaaaataacaaaattccaaaaaacaaaaaaaaatcgaaatattttccttgttagcAGCTTTTATGGGATtatttgtatatggctaaaaaaaagagttagtttattttactttattcctgatttGACCGAAcaacgcgggtctgattctcacaagatgtgagatacgtaggcaaacctcatcggtttaggcccaaaattttcaaaaatttaaaaatatatttttctttaattccttctttagaagtctttctttggtAAGTCAaatccaaaattccaaaaatatattcttccttttttaaaaaaaaaagtatttctcccaaaattcaaaaaaaatccaaaaaagtattttctgtctttttaaatttacaaaaaaaaaaaaaaatattttcgttctttttttaaaaagtatttttttcgaagattaaaaaaagaaaagtaaaataaaaaaaaactttttttagaagttttctttcaacaaaaaaataaaattctaaaaaaaaaaaaaatccgaaatattttccttgttagcAGCTTTTATGGgattatttgtatatgagtaaaacaaaaatagttagtttattttactttattcctgatttgaccgaactacgcgggtctgattttCACTGGATGTGAGTTACAAAGGCAAACCTCAttggttccggccccaattttcaataaaataaaatccaaaaatattttccctttcctTAATTCTTTCTTAGAAtcctttccttagaaaattcaaaaagaaaatcaaatccaaaaatatttttcttcttttccgaagtctttcattcaaaaaaaaaaatcaaataaaaaatattttctttcttctttagaagtcatTCTTtcgaaaattcccaaaaaaatataaaattataaaacaatatataaaaatatcaaaatccaagaatattttctttattcttaaagAATCTTCCTTTCAAAAATTCcccccaaaaaaatcaaaattcaaaaataatttccttgTTAGGAGCTTTTGTGGTCAGTTTGTAAATGAAAACAAATAAAGGGAAAAAAAAGtaagtttatttactttattcctgaactacgtaattatctgattcatgcggcgtcatgatacgtaggcaatcccaatcggattcgatcataaccataaaCAAATTGGgtgaaaaaataaaccaaaaacaaaattgagtgaaaaataaagaaaagagtgaaaacaaataacagagaaaaacaaagagcgaaaaacaacaaaaagagaaagaaaaagaaatcaagatatgaaaaaacaaattcaaaaaacaaatgcCTCCCCGGAAAGAATCAATTCACCTCTATCTAAATGATGATGATCAAAACATTAATATGGAACATAAGGTCTGTGAATACACAACAGGCCTTTCCTAGGGTGATCAACATGAATAGGGAGTATAATTTTTGTGTAGTTGCATTGATGGAGCCTTTTCAAAAGAAGGGACTCATTGATAGATATAGAAGGAGGTTGAATATGGAGACTGCTTATGCAAATATTAATGGGCAAATATGGTTGTTCTTCGATGCAGTGGTGGAATGGGAATTAGTGGAGGATACTGAGTAGCAGGTGACTGTGAGAGTGTTTCACCATGACCTGGGGCAGCACATGATGATgacatttgtttatgcaaaatgttcaGCAATGGAGAGGTTGGAATTATGGGATCACTTGTATTTATTAGCAAGTGATATGGAATTACCATGGTtggtaggaggggatttcaatgtggTATTGCATGAAGATAAGAAAATAGGGGGACTTCCAGTACACCCTCCTGAATATGAGAATTTTGCATTTTGTGTAAACTCTTGTGGTTTGTTTGAGCAAGGGTACAAAGGAAGTccatttacatggtggaatgggagatcCAATGCTGAGTGTATATTCAAGAGATTGGATAGGAGTTTTGTGAATTTTCCATTTCATAACATGTTGCCAACTATTGAAGTTGAGCATCTAATCAGAACTGGATCAGATCATGCACCATTACTAAAAACATGTGGGGAGAAGACAACCAATTTTGTTAAGCCTTTCAGGTTCTTGAACTTTTGGACAAAGCATGATACATTCATGGATGTGGTGAGGCAGAATTGGGAAGCTGATTTCATAGGGGATTTGTTTTTTATGTTCAAGCAGAATATCAAGAGGGTGAAGGCAGCACTTTCAAAATGGAGTAGGGAAATATTTGGTGATATCTTCAAGCAATTGGCTATTTTGGAGGACATTGTTAGGGTGAAGGAGATGTTGTTTGAAGAAGAGCCTACAACTGAGAATAGGATTGTGCTTCAAAAGGCTCAATCTGAATTGAAGAAATACTTGAGTATTGAGGAGCAGTATTGGAAGCAAAAAGCTGGGATGAATTGGTTTGCTGAAGGAGATAGGAATACAAGTTTCTTTCACAATCATGTCAATGGCAAAAGAAAGAAATTGTAATTGAAGAGGATCAAAAGTGACAGTGGGTATGGATGGAAGACCAGGAGCAATTGGCTACAGTAGCAGTGGACTTCTATCAAAAATAGTTCGAAAATGAAGGTGATGCTTCTGAATTTTCCTTGCTCAATAATGTACCTTCAATGGTCACTATGGATCAAAATTTAGAACTTAGCAGATTGCCAACAATTGAAGAAGTAAGGGCAGCAGTTTTTGAGCTTAGTAGGGAGAGTGCTACTGGTCCTTATGGATTCACTGGACTGTTTTATCAAACATGCTGGGATGTTATAGGTGCTGATATTCACAACATGGTGCTACACTTCTATGGATAAGCTGCATTGCCTAAATCCATCACTCACACCAATCTAGTGTTGTTGCCCGAGAAACCTACAGTTGAGAGTTTTCTGCCATCTCTAATATCTCCTAATCAATCCGGATTTGTAAAGGGTAGGAGTATATTTGAGAACATCTTATTTACTCAAGAAATTGTCACTGACATAAGGTTAAAGGGAAAGACAACTAATATGGTGATCAAGCTTGATATGGCTAAGGCCTATGATAGGGTTTCATGGAAGTACTTATTGCATGTGCTAAGGAAGATGGGATTTTATGAGCATTTCATCAACATGGTGTGGAACTTATTGTCAAATAACTGGCACTCAGTATTGGTGAATGGGCAGTCCTCAGGGTTTTTTAAGTCTACAAGGGGTGTGAAACAAGGGGATCCCCTATCTCCAGCATTATTCATTCTGTCAGCTGAGGTACTTTCCAGGTCTTTGAATAAGCTCTTTGAAGACAAGTCATCTGCTCATCCTCCCTCCTTGAGTAAGATTATGGCAGTGTTGGGGAACTATGAGAAGATATCAGGTCAGATGATCaacaaagataagagttcatactaCATGCATTCAAAGGTTGCTAATGGATTGTTTCAGGCAGTTGGAGCTATTACAGGATTTGCAAGAGGTAAATTCCCCTTCATATATCTAGGGTGTCCTATTTTTTACACTAGAAGGAGGAAGGACTATTATGAGGAtcttatcaagaaggtgaaggctaAATTGCATTCATGGAAAGAAAAGCTGTTGTCATTTGGAGGAAAGGCAACACTTATCTCTAATGTGTTGCAAAGTATGCCAGTTCATATGTTATCAGTCCTTGATCCACCAAACAACATCCTGGAGCATCTACATAAGACTTTTGCTAGGTTCTTTTGGAGCACAAAGGAAGAAGGGAGAAGCAGACACTAGGCTTCATGGAAAAATCTATGCCTTCCTAAAGAGGAAGGGGGCCTAGGTTTTAGGTCCATACATGATGTCTCAAGGGCACTGTTTGCTAAACTATGGTGgaggtttaggaccacaaaatctTTGTGGTCTAATTTCTTGTGGAATAAGTATTGCAAGAAGGAGCTACCAACAGTGGTGAATTTTAGGGGAGGGTCTCATGTTTGGAGATAAATGTTGAATGCTATggaagaagtagaacatgagatcATATGGGAATTGAAGAGTGGAACCACTAATATTTGGCACGAAAATTGGACTGGATTGGGTGCACTTTATCACGTATTACCTGAAGACTTTCCAATCAATGAAGATCTTCAGTAGGTGGCAGAATTGCGGCAAGGGGAAGCAAGGGATGATCAGTTGCTAGATCAAACTTTCAATGAGGAAATTGCTGAACATATAAGGCTAAATGTGCATTGTGAAGGAAGTGAGGGATATTGGGATAGGCCATACTGGATGCCAACTCCTTCAGGCAAGTTCAGTGTTAGCAGTGCCTGGCAAATATTAAGGCATAGGACTGATCCTAATCAGGAATTTAAGTTAATGTGGATTAAAGGTTTGCCattcaagatatccttcttcttgTGGAGATTGTGGAGGCAGAAAATAGCCACTGATGACATGTGGAGGAGGCAAGGGCAAATGGTGATGTCTAGGTGTTGATGTTGTCAGCAGCCCCAAGAGGAATCTATTAAGCATATATTTATCACAAGTCCTACTGCATCTAAGGTATGGAACTTGTTCATGGGGGCTGCTGGAATTACTGTACAATTGATTCAATTGAAGCAGATTATAAGGCATTGGTGGTATGCTCAGTGTTGTCCAAAATTAAAGCCACTATTTCAAGCAGTACCAACTATCATCACTTGAGAGctttggaagagaagaaataCAGGTAAACATGGGGGTTCAGTGTCcacaaatagggtgattcatgagaTAAATAGGACATTGAATCAACTGGCAAGGGTGAGGTATGCTTGGATGCCTAATATTCCATTGTTATGGCCAGACATGATTCAATACTTTGAAGCATATAAACCTATATTTATTACTACAAGATTAACATAGCAGCTTCCTTTTCATGGTTTGTACAAATGTAATACTGATGGAGCCTCAAAGGGCAATCCTGGACCTAGCTCCCTAGGCTTTTGTGTGAGGGATGATGAAGGTGATGTGGTGTATGCTAGGGCAGTAGACCTGGGAGTGACAACTAATGTGGTAGCTGAAGCTAAGGCTATTCTTCAAGGGTTGGAATACTGTGTGGAGCATGATCTTCACCCTCTCATATTGGAGACTGAttcattggtgatgaagaaggtgatagaaggggaatgggatcctccttgggtaattgcacaggatgtgaagaaaattatagagatgaaggacaacttcaatatgatctttcaacatgtgttcagaGAAGGCAACTCAGTGGCAGACTTTATAGCTAACATTGTgttttcttttgcaggtacaTCTGAGTTTCATTCATTCTCTGAATTTCCTAGTGCAGGGAGGAGGTTGATCAATCTATACAAATATCAATCACCTAACCTTAGGGTTAGGATAGCAAAGAGAAGAACCCCAGACCGATGGCTTCACAGGATTGGACTCTGCACAAACCTACATGTTTTTTTGTCTCATTCAGTATGCTATTAAGGTACTTTCCAATGGTATTAGTATGGTCTCATGCTCATTCTAGGGGTGCTTCGATAGTGTATAGAAAAAATGCGATAAGCAGGTGTAGGATGGTACAATTTATCCTACTTCTGATATGTCCAAATGCTAAGGAAAATGTTGAACTCATCATATGGTATTTCTGGagattgttgaatcatttctCAGTGGTATTATCATGCTTTCATGCTCAATCTGAGGATGGTTTAGCAATGTTTAGAATGATGTCTACATTAAAGGTTCTAGTAGGGAAGGATCTGAGCTTACAAGATCACAAAAAGGCACAGTTTCAAAgcctggcctttgccttgcaaatCCTGCTTAAAGCCAGCTCattcctggcttttgccttgaaaagccggcctaaagccagctcatgcctagattttgccttgcaaagccttcctaaagccagctcaagcctggcttttgccttgcaaagcctgcctaaagccagctcaagcctggcttttgccttgcaaagcctgcctaaagccagttCAAGCCTGGCATTTGccctgcaaagcctgcctaaagccaggctcCTCTTCTACACATTAATTTTGATGAGTCAGCACATGATTAATACTTGGACAAAATCAGTCCACTGCATATGGAGATCATATAGTAGCTACACTTGGAAGACTATGCTGGCTTCAACTCTgtggtggagatgtttggaattcattttagccTATGGACAGTATACCCTGGTGCCTGGTGAGACCTTAATAGGTGCTGCTTGGTATTTATCTATGACAATTGGATTCACATGCACTGATAGGAGAAGGAAGCATTCAACTTATTATGTTGCAATAGCTAGTTCATTAGATTTTAGCCTTTCTATCTTTTTAATTGCTAGTAGCTCCATGCCTTCTATTTTGGTTTAAACATCTTGTAAGCTTTGGacccattttgggattttatttatatattagccactaGGCAAGTGCTGTCGAGTGGTATAGTTGCTTAAAAAAAcattcacccctattggtgaatcatactcgagcttgttccaaaagctaatcagttTAGGTCtactgcagccagtggccccgaacaGGCCAAGGCCCGAGTCCCCCTTGCACCGggctaatgctagatgtgaataccactctagagCAGTGGGACATGATACGGAAGACTGTTGAACTCTTAAGAGAGCAGTGGAAGATCTCATCGAGCTCAAGGCAATAATGCTTAGGGATGAAGAGGCCCCTAATATGATGAATAATACTCTGCCTACTCACACCAATGGGCCAGTATTCAGAATGATCtatgaagatgaggaatttgatccggcactaaagtccattgccgagacagaagaaaagcaaaaaaaaaaaaaagtcgccaagcctgaaagacccccatcagacgggagtctcggtagccagtcttgctatccttttcGTGTTCGGATTATCCCAGGGTGTGATCcgaatattttaatttattgtcttactttccaatgtaaacccttctatctttaaaattcaaaagaaaaaaaatcaaaaaaataaaataaaaatcaaatgaaattaatatttcgttgtccaggaatgtctcttttcttaatcttgtcacttttgTTATTCTCtttcagttctgttaatgcagattttaatgacatgacatgcttgcggacttcatgcccataTCCTAAAATGCTGTCAGACTTTGAAATAATGATTCAAGAGTattgccaaaataaaataaagaatcggAACAACTAAGGGAAATTGGCTccagattggaaaggtccatacattataaTAAGAATATTGCCAAAAGAGAGCGTTGTACCTGGgaaacatcgaaggaaatgtctctaaaacaactgtcaatgcaagtgcagtcaaaaggtactatgctTGATCCTCTATATAGAATTAATGTTTTCCGGTTGGGATGAAGAAGGTtttctttctcactatccaaatattcaaccctttgcaaaccctttgagccagaTCTTATTTttttaccctctttggaacttggaagttattattgaaaaaacatttaaatgaaaaatgaaaaaaaaatagagaagaagaaaagacaaaaagaaaatgaaatgaaaaaaagaggaaaaaaggaaaggaaaaggaaagagaaaagaaaacaaaacagaagaaaaaagcgaaagaaaaatataaaaaacaaagttccttgaactacgttcgacttgattccgaaaggatacgtaggcagcctcgctctggggttcagtcacaccataataaaaatccacattcccCCAAAAGTTAAAACTAGGGCAGGTGTTACAATGGTTCGGTGATGGTTTCGCCTgagaggttccaaagttgtaattcaatccaaatcctttttacccaaaatccttttcaagtccttccgatcaatcagcaaagaggttcaaaatgggaggatacagttacttggatctgatgcaatcaaattagaaataaaatgagagggtcttattggtgaaaaccctcacgggtaccgtaaggcgatggtaagcagagaaattaaaatgagagagtcttgttagtgaaaactcgcaaagggcactataaggcgatggtgagaaaaGAGAGGTCAagtggtgaaaacccacaaagggcgccactgatcgaaaaaaGGATCCTCACAACGATTGGCATCGACATAAtcctgggcaaggtttctcgatttcgagacaaaagttgtgatgaatttctaagagtcggacggtttacacagatcaagcatccagtccaaaaggtaTGTCATGTTCATTTAAGTTCGCATGTACTTCAGATAAGtcctttcctttccccgaaagggatacctcttgtctatattcattgtccattccattgtttgttgttctttgaatccatttcggtctaactctgttccaaaaactaaggcaaagaagggatGGCAAGACATATTTATAGGGCTCTCGtatgatacaagctaatatgcaaaaaaggcacccagactcggcaggggcatcaagtcgaccccgactggccatggcgaCCGATGCTTAGAAATCAAAAACTCTTGTAAGGAGGAAATCAAATAGAAAGCACCTACAAggaaaaatgaagttgaatagattaagtcccaagtggctaaccatttggcaaagtttgaaaagccaaaggttccccaatgctttgaaattgaaagttttggaggaaagaagtcgaaagtgaaatgctacaaaggcaaaataaagttgaaaaggttaagtcccacgcgaccaacCGTCATGTAAAAGTTTGTGAAGTCAAAGGCTCTCCGGGGCCAGAAATGCAAGTGGTATTAAGGAAACATCTAGTaggttgaaatcatcatcaaaagaagatgggtacaaagacatcaaggccacaaaccgaccagcACTTTTtaaaactcataatttttctttgtttgcagcaggaacaaagcagtgcagaatggagATTCCTAAagaacgaatgtcaccaaaggtgaGTTTCGCAAaatctctattttcttttattttcagcatgcatcactattaCAGAttatttttgtagcttaacccaggtagaaccttttcgcctagggggattcagctcatagttccgggtagaagtactcttcgcccatgctgtttttcgtagcttaacccaggtagaacctttttgcctgggggatccagctcatagtttccgggtagaagtactctttgttcagtttgtttttcatagcttaacccaggtagaacctttttgcctagggggatccagctcataatttttgggtagaagtactctttgctcaggttgttttacgtagcttaacccaggtagaaccttttcgcctagggggatccagctcatagttccgggtagaagtactctttgcttaggttgttttacgtagcttaacccaggtagaaccttttcgccaagGGGATTCTGcattttttcagtaatacagggcgccaaacccctagttacatttccttttcaataatacagggcactaacccctggttacatttccttttcagtaatacagggaaCCAACCCCTaattacattttcttttcagtaatacagggcgccaacccctggttacatttccttttcagtaatacgattacatttcctttcagtaatacagggcgacaacccctggttacatttccttttcagtaatacagggtgccaacccctggttacatttccttttcagtaatacagggcgccaacccctggttacatttccttttcaataatgcagggcgccaacccctggttacatttccttttcagtaatacgattacatttccttttcagtaatacagggcgacaacccctggttacatttccttttcagtaatacagggtgccaacccctggttacatttccttttcagtaatacagggcgccaacccctggttatatttccttttcagtaatacagggcgacaacccctgattacatttccttttcagtaatacagggcgccaacccctgattatattttcttttcagtaatacatggcgccaacccctggttacatttccttttcagtaatacagggcaccaacccctagttatatttccttttcagtaaaccagtatagggtaccaacccctgattacatttccttaccagtatagggtgcACCAATCCCTGATCtgcttaccagtatagggtacaccaatccctagctgtgttctccaacatagggtacaccactccctagttgatttgatcttaaatgcagggtacaccactccctgatatcattgccaatatagggtatcccattctctggccacattttcccaacataaggtacaccaatccttagttgagacattcttTTGGGACAATAAAGGAATGCTAtccaaaaaaaacacaaaaatcatCATGATCTTTTCAGGATACAACATTcccgattttttttttatttattgctttcaataaataagtagtttagaattttgttacaataactcacaaaattttcttaGTGAAAACTGGcgcagaaaaattttgtttgttcttttgttttag
Proteins encoded in this window:
- the LOC142172043 gene encoding uncharacterized protein LOC142172043; the protein is MERLELWDHLYLLASDMELPWLVGGDFNVVLHEDKKIGGLPVHPPEYENFAFCVNSCGLFEQGYKGSPFTWWNGRSNAECIFKRLDRSFVNFPFHNMLPTIEVEHLIRTGSDHAPLLKTCGEKTTNFVKPFRFLNFWTKHDTFMDVVRQNWEADFIGDLFFMFKQNIKRVKAALSKWSREIFGDIFKQLAILEDIVRVKEMLFEEEPTTENRIVLQKAQSELKKYLSIEEQYWKQKAGMNWFAEGDRNTSFFHNHVNGKRKKL